A region from the Salidesulfovibrio onnuriiensis genome encodes:
- a CDS encoding class I SAM-dependent methyltransferase: MSKIASGEYSFEQVSCPCCGSDVHGVVSNFDRDFLPVQIVLCRDCGMMYQRRRLDQKSLSGFYSHEYRDLYNPGFRGNSEVYRQNIEIARADYETIMGMLGGTPRFVCEVGMHFGALLSQFVGKECRVAGTDYDAAGIRFAREELGLSDVFVGPSTELLKLGDKPDLLMYMHVLEHINDLDGEFEIMREILPDGGHLFLSVPGVLSWPARQENDILHTLQLAHSHYFSLPHLVHVAARHGFRFLQGDSEVRALFVKTPEADISDPVPNEYEIVYKELKRMDRLWAREKTFRKLKQIFGIK, translated from the coding sequence TTGTCCAAGATCGCCAGTGGAGAATACTCCTTTGAACAGGTGTCATGTCCGTGTTGCGGGAGCGATGTTCACGGGGTGGTGTCCAATTTTGACCGCGATTTCCTGCCTGTGCAGATTGTTTTGTGCCGCGACTGCGGCATGATGTACCAGAGAAGGCGACTGGACCAGAAGTCCCTGTCGGGATTTTACTCCCATGAATACAGAGACCTTTATAATCCAGGATTTCGTGGCAACAGCGAGGTTTATCGCCAGAACATCGAAATCGCCCGCGCGGACTATGAAACCATTATGGGCATGCTTGGCGGAACCCCCAGGTTTGTGTGCGAGGTGGGCATGCATTTCGGGGCGCTTCTGAGCCAGTTCGTGGGCAAGGAATGCCGTGTTGCGGGTACGGACTACGACGCGGCGGGTATCCGGTTCGCCAGAGAGGAGCTGGGTCTGAGCGATGTGTTTGTCGGTCCTTCAACCGAATTGCTTAAGCTTGGGGACAAGCCTGATCTGCTTATGTATATGCATGTTCTTGAGCACATCAATGATTTGGATGGCGAATTCGAGATCATGCGCGAAATTCTTCCCGACGGCGGACATCTGTTTCTTTCGGTTCCCGGCGTCCTCAGCTGGCCCGCCCGCCAGGAAAATGACATTCTGCATACCCTGCAGCTGGCCCATTCGCATTATTTCTCCCTTCCCCATCTCGTTCACGTCGCAGCTCGGCATGGTTTCCGCTTCCTGCAGGGGGACTCCGAAGTGAGGGCGCTATTCGTCAAGACACCGGAAGCGGACATTTCCGATCCAGTGCCCAACGAGTACGAAATCGTGTACAAGGAGCTGAAGCGTATGGACCGGCTCTGGGCCAGGGAAAAGACCTTTAGAAAGCTGAAACAGATTTTCGGAATCAAATAA
- a CDS encoding ABC transporter ATP-binding protein — MSHTNLDNIHLFSSKYLLRRCWEYFKPYKWYVLISLAMSSFYSACDGALVYIVKPAIDEIFISKDSQMLLIIPIVAFGIVFVKSNVRFIQNYLMCIAGYRVLEQLRNDLFAKVVALPFKYFEASRVGVLMSRILGDVAGIRESVPHMVMIVREVLKLIFVIGVVVYQDVHLAFWALIVLPVVIYPFIYFGKRLRKLGRRLAVQAAEINSVVQETLSGIRVIKTFNTEKRESSGFKGHSAEIVTISKKQVLASEASSRMMELISGLGISLVIWYGGLQVVEGSMTPGTLFSFIVGLAVLYEPVKKLDNSNRMIQKSLACAERVFGLLDDPNVKVESGGVLPFPEEFESLEIGNITFSYESCISPVLKDFNLTIRRGECVALVGPSGSGKTTLANLIPRFYDVQEGSLRLNGIELGQYDLGKLRLGMGMVSQDTFLFNSSVAQNIAYGHDDIDREAVALAAKAAYAHEFIENLPEGYDTVVGERGTRLSGGQKQRLTIARALFKNPQLLILDEATSALDTESERIVQKALDNLMKSRTSIVIAHRLSTVINADRIVVMQQGEIVDVGSHEELLGRCELYDKLYSMQFREAGEDSGACES; from the coding sequence ATGTCTCACACAAATCTGGACAACATACATCTTTTTTCCAGCAAGTATCTTCTTCGGCGTTGCTGGGAATATTTCAAGCCCTACAAGTGGTACGTGCTCATCTCCCTGGCGATGTCCTCCTTTTACAGCGCCTGTGATGGCGCACTCGTGTACATTGTCAAGCCGGCCATCGACGAGATTTTCATAAGCAAAGACAGTCAGATGCTGCTGATCATTCCCATCGTGGCATTCGGCATTGTCTTTGTGAAAAGCAATGTCCGTTTTATTCAGAACTATCTCATGTGCATAGCGGGCTACCGGGTGCTTGAACAGCTGCGCAACGACCTGTTCGCAAAGGTGGTGGCCTTGCCGTTCAAGTATTTCGAGGCAAGCCGTGTCGGTGTGCTCATGTCCCGCATCCTGGGTGATGTCGCCGGCATCCGGGAATCGGTGCCGCATATGGTGATGATCGTGCGGGAAGTTCTCAAGCTGATTTTCGTCATCGGGGTGGTCGTCTACCAGGACGTCCACTTGGCCTTTTGGGCTCTGATCGTTCTGCCGGTTGTCATTTATCCGTTCATTTACTTCGGCAAGAGGTTGCGGAAGCTCGGCAGACGTTTGGCGGTTCAGGCTGCGGAGATCAATTCCGTGGTACAGGAGACTTTGTCCGGGATACGGGTCATCAAGACCTTCAATACCGAAAAGCGGGAAAGCAGCGGTTTCAAGGGGCATTCCGCGGAGATAGTGACCATCTCGAAGAAACAGGTGCTGGCCAGCGAAGCTTCCTCGCGAATGATGGAACTCATCAGCGGCCTGGGCATCAGTCTCGTGATCTGGTACGGCGGCCTCCAGGTGGTTGAGGGCTCCATGACCCCGGGTACCCTGTTTTCCTTTATCGTGGGTTTGGCCGTCTTGTATGAGCCAGTCAAGAAGCTGGACAACTCCAACCGCATGATCCAGAAGTCGTTGGCCTGCGCAGAGCGCGTCTTCGGTTTGCTGGACGACCCGAACGTCAAGGTGGAGTCGGGCGGCGTTCTTCCCTTCCCCGAGGAATTTGAGTCCCTGGAGATCGGAAATATCACCTTCAGCTACGAATCATGCATCTCTCCGGTTCTCAAGGATTTCAACCTGACTATCCGGCGGGGCGAATGTGTGGCCCTGGTGGGGCCAAGCGGGTCGGGCAAGACCACCCTGGCCAATCTGATTCCGCGTTTCTACGACGTGCAGGAAGGCTCCCTGCGGCTCAACGGAATCGAGTTGGGGCAGTATGATCTCGGTAAGCTGCGTCTGGGTATGGGCATGGTTTCCCAGGATACCTTTCTGTTCAATTCCTCGGTTGCGCAGAATATTGCCTATGGTCACGACGACATCGATCGGGAAGCGGTGGCGCTTGCGGCCAAGGCTGCGTATGCGCATGAATTTATTGAAAATTTGCCGGAAGGGTATGATACGGTTGTGGGAGAGCGGGGAACGCGCCTTTCCGGTGGCCAGAAGCAGCGCCTCACCATTGCCCGCGCCCTGTTCAAGAATCCGCAGTTGCTGATCCTTGACGAGGCCACCAGCGCCCTGGACACAGAGTCCGAGCGCATTGTGCAGAAGGCCCTGGACAACCTCATGAAGTCCCGCACCAGCATTGTCATCGCGCACCGGCTTTCCACGGTCATCAATGCGGACCGCATCGTGGTCATGCAGCAGGGCGAGATCGTGGATGTGGGCAGCCATGAGGAATTGCTGGGGCGATGCGAATTGTACGATAAGCTGTATTCCATGCAGTTCCGGGAAGCCGGGGAAGACTCCGGGGCCTGTGAATCCTAG
- a CDS encoding glycosyltransferase family 4 protein, producing the protein MHIKQLYFAKKFILPSRAANSLQSLTMAYAFASAGVRTTLFPGFKGQRDHAAYRRELENAYGLVPVDALNLKSLYGGHKGIYGVNFRAKMAAAWFAAGPGTVFYSRDIKEALMLARLKRRFGLKRPLFFEMHEILAEQHRRNGTGREERFRRLELELLDQLDGVVVISPLLADDLEAFYAPDVPVFSAPMGFNEQIFSPVPDVDLSGQVNLAYAGSLYEAKGIHDLVEAMRHLPERFRLLVMGGNPGEELTRLRTMAAGIPGGRGRIEFFGHLSPVELAARLRNCHIFVIPQNSRAEFFSPIKLYEAMGLGLPMVVTPVPAISAVLEDGKNAVFAEDTAPRALARAVERLAGSQGLARSLQSNCREEAIAHTWKQRAKDCLDFMRDVLNRRE; encoded by the coding sequence ATGCATATCAAACAGCTTTATTTCGCCAAGAAGTTCATCCTTCCCTCGCGGGCGGCCAATTCGCTTCAGTCCTTGACCATGGCTTACGCCTTTGCTTCGGCCGGGGTGCGTACCACCCTGTTTCCGGGTTTCAAGGGACAGCGGGATCACGCCGCGTATCGCCGGGAATTGGAAAATGCCTATGGACTTGTGCCCGTCGATGCATTGAATCTGAAATCCCTTTATGGCGGGCACAAGGGAATCTATGGCGTGAATTTCCGAGCCAAGATGGCCGCCGCCTGGTTTGCGGCGGGGCCGGGAACGGTCTTTTATTCCCGGGACATCAAGGAAGCCCTGATGCTGGCACGCCTCAAAAGGCGTTTCGGTTTGAAGCGCCCCCTGTTCTTCGAGATGCACGAGATCCTGGCCGAGCAGCACCGCCGAAACGGCACGGGCCGGGAGGAGCGGTTCAGAAGGCTTGAGCTTGAACTGCTGGATCAGCTCGACGGCGTGGTGGTCATCAGTCCATTGCTTGCGGACGATCTCGAGGCGTTTTACGCACCGGACGTTCCGGTGTTTTCCGCTCCCATGGGGTTCAATGAACAGATCTTTTCGCCGGTGCCCGATGTTGACTTGTCCGGACAGGTGAATCTGGCCTATGCGGGCAGCCTCTATGAGGCCAAGGGCATTCACGATCTGGTGGAGGCCATGCGCCACCTGCCCGAGCGTTTTCGGCTGCTGGTCATGGGTGGCAATCCCGGCGAGGAGCTGACACGGCTGCGGACAATGGCGGCCGGGATCCCGGGAGGAAGGGGCCGTATCGAGTTTTTCGGACACCTTTCGCCGGTTGAACTGGCCGCGCGGCTGCGGAATTGCCATATTTTCGTTATCCCGCAGAATTCCAGGGCGGAGTTTTTTTCTCCCATCAAACTATACGAAGCCATGGGCCTCGGGCTGCCCATGGTGGTCACCCCGGTTCCGGCCATCAGCGCGGTGCTGGAGGACGGGAAAAATGCGGTCTTTGCCGAAGACACGGCCCCGAGGGCCCTTGCCCGGGCCGTGGAGCGCCTCGCGGGCAGCCAGGGGCTTGCCCGCAGCCTGCAGAGTAATTGCCGGGAAGAGGCAATTGCCCATACATGGAAACAGCGGGCAAAGGACTGTCTCGATTTCATGCGGGACGTTTTGAACCGCCGGGAATAA
- the ptsP gene encoding phosphoenolpyruvate--protein phosphotransferase has protein sequence MTTTLTGIAVSPGLATAPALVLRTQAPAFDRSPIPEGSANRELARLKAAMAASAEQLTSIMERVRVKMGEEQAAIFEGHLMILEDEELAEALEEKIRDQRHNAPAAVEAVCEEHATALEQLDDEYLRARAVDMRDMSRRVVLNCLGIVPTSLSTIDTEVVLVADDLTPSQTAVLDPAMVRAIITEKGNRTSHTAIMAASMEIPAIVGTPAALSSISDGDMVAVDAEANVILVNPSGEELQAFDERRASFEREREELAALRDLPAVTTDGVRIKLAANVGSPEDAAPAAAKGAEGVGLYRVEFLFMERTESPSEEEQYKAFKSVVETMGDHPVVIRTLDVGGDKDLPYMALPHEENPFLGCRGIRLCFERTKVFQTQLRAMLRAGMHGNVRIMVPMIASLDEVRAFKEALAQAAASLEAEGVEYARDLPLGIMVETPAAALLAHLFAKEVDFFSIGTNDLTQYTLAVDRMNTRIADLYEPLSPAVLQAIKLAADAARQEGKGICVCGQMAGEVASALLLIGMGVHELSMSAVHIPRIKKAVREHSSEELQQLAETILALPTAAEVKAALDKLLNK, from the coding sequence ATGACGACTACACTCACAGGCATCGCCGTTTCCCCCGGTCTGGCCACGGCCCCGGCCCTGGTGCTCCGCACCCAGGCCCCGGCCTTTGACCGCTCCCCCATCCCCGAAGGCTCGGCCAACAGGGAGCTGGCGCGGCTCAAGGCAGCCATGGCCGCCTCGGCCGAGCAGCTCACCTCCATCATGGAGCGTGTGCGCGTCAAGATGGGCGAGGAACAGGCCGCCATCTTCGAGGGCCATCTCATGATCCTCGAGGACGAGGAACTGGCCGAAGCCCTGGAGGAAAAGATCCGGGACCAGCGGCACAACGCCCCGGCGGCCGTGGAAGCGGTCTGCGAGGAACACGCCACGGCCCTGGAACAACTGGACGATGAATATCTCCGCGCCCGCGCCGTCGACATGCGCGACATGTCCCGGCGCGTGGTGCTCAACTGTCTGGGCATCGTGCCCACCAGCCTGAGCACCATCGACACCGAAGTGGTGCTGGTGGCCGACGACCTGACCCCGTCCCAGACCGCGGTCCTGGACCCGGCCATGGTCAGGGCCATCATCACGGAGAAAGGCAACCGCACCTCCCACACGGCCATCATGGCCGCCTCCATGGAGATTCCGGCCATTGTCGGCACTCCGGCCGCGCTCTCCAGCATCAGCGACGGCGACATGGTGGCCGTGGATGCGGAGGCCAATGTCATTCTCGTGAACCCGTCCGGCGAGGAGCTGCAGGCCTTTGACGAGCGCCGCGCCTCCTTTGAAAGGGAACGGGAGGAGCTGGCCGCCCTGCGCGACCTGCCCGCCGTGACCACGGATGGGGTGCGCATCAAGCTGGCCGCCAACGTGGGCTCGCCCGAAGACGCCGCGCCCGCTGCCGCCAAGGGAGCCGAAGGCGTGGGCCTCTACCGCGTGGAGTTCCTGTTCATGGAACGCACGGAAAGCCCCAGCGAGGAAGAACAGTACAAGGCCTTCAAATCCGTGGTGGAGACCATGGGAGACCATCCCGTGGTCATCCGCACGCTGGATGTGGGCGGCGACAAGGATCTGCCATACATGGCCCTGCCCCACGAGGAAAACCCCTTCCTGGGCTGCAGGGGCATCCGGCTCTGCTTCGAGCGCACCAAGGTCTTCCAGACCCAGCTCCGCGCCATGCTGCGGGCGGGGATGCACGGCAACGTGCGCATCATGGTGCCCATGATCGCATCGCTGGACGAAGTGCGCGCCTTCAAAGAGGCCCTGGCCCAAGCCGCGGCCTCTCTGGAGGCGGAAGGCGTGGAATACGCCAGGGACCTGCCCCTTGGCATCATGGTGGAAACGCCCGCGGCAGCGCTGCTGGCTCACCTCTTCGCCAAGGAAGTGGACTTCTTCAGCATCGGCACCAACGACCTGACCCAGTACACCCTGGCGGTCGACCGCATGAACACGCGCATCGCCGACCTGTATGAGCCCCTGTCCCCGGCCGTGCTCCAGGCCATCAAGCTGGCGGCCGACGCCGCGCGCCAGGAAGGCAAGGGCATCTGTGTCTGCGGGCAGATGGCGGGAGAGGTCGCTTCGGCCCTGCTGCTCATCGGCATGGGCGTCCACGAACTGAGCATGAGCGCGGTGCACATTCCCCGCATCAAGAAGGCCGTGCGCGAGCACAGCAGCGAGGAACTGCAACAGCTGGCCGAAACCATTCTGGCCCTGCCCACGGCGGCGGAGGTCAAGGCCGCGCTGGACAAGCTGCTCAACAAATAG
- a CDS encoding glycosyltransferase family 9 protein, protein MATPCIRLLHERFPDAELHFLTERKCTPVLENNPLLSKVWVIDKAAGLSGMLSLYSGIRRENYDLVVDFQQLIRLKLGVFLSGAPIRLTYKPKWYNRLFYNLYGNEGKGYASKAKAGVLGPLGVEWDGQRPELFLTELEKAWARDYLSSLGVGADAFLLTIDATHRRITRKWPEEYYAKLIRMVAEKYPQVRMLMLYGPGEKDVVDNIVAQAGNPSQCLVPQDQTTLRQMAAILERANGHFGNCSSPRHFAVAVGTRSLIIQGSNKPGGWTFPSEDHAYIRNEHGNNPCLGCNKSECRLGTLECLYELEPEAIFKRLESFFFQGMD, encoded by the coding sequence TTGGCCACACCCTGTATCCGTCTGTTGCACGAGCGTTTTCCCGATGCCGAGTTGCATTTTCTGACCGAGAGGAAATGCACCCCCGTGCTGGAGAACAACCCGCTGCTCAGCAAGGTCTGGGTCATCGACAAGGCTGCGGGATTATCCGGAATGCTTTCCCTGTATTCTGGCATACGCCGTGAAAACTACGACCTTGTCGTCGACTTTCAGCAGCTTATCCGGCTCAAACTGGGCGTGTTTCTCAGCGGAGCCCCGATCCGGCTCACCTACAAACCCAAGTGGTACAACCGGCTATTTTACAACCTCTACGGCAATGAGGGCAAAGGGTATGCCTCCAAGGCCAAGGCCGGAGTGCTCGGTCCCCTGGGGGTGGAATGGGACGGCCAGCGCCCCGAGTTGTTTCTCACGGAACTCGAGAAGGCCTGGGCCCGGGACTATCTTTCCTCCCTGGGAGTGGGGGCGGACGCTTTTCTGCTGACCATCGACGCCACCCATCGACGCATTACCCGAAAATGGCCCGAGGAATATTACGCCAAGCTCATTCGCATGGTGGCTGAAAAGTATCCACAGGTCCGCATGCTCATGCTTTACGGCCCGGGCGAGAAAGACGTGGTGGACAACATCGTGGCACAGGCGGGCAATCCCTCCCAGTGCCTGGTCCCGCAGGACCAGACCACCCTGCGCCAGATGGCTGCCATCCTTGAGCGGGCCAACGGGCATTTCGGCAACTGTTCATCCCCGCGTCACTTTGCCGTTGCCGTGGGCACCCGGTCCCTGATCATTCAGGGCTCCAACAAGCCGGGCGGCTGGACCTTCCCGTCCGAGGATCATGCATACATCCGTAACGAGCACGGCAATAATCCATGCCTGGGCTGCAATAAGTCCGAATGCCGTCTGGGCACTCTGGAATGTCTCTACGAACTGGAGCCCGAGGCAATTTTCAAGCGCCTGGAGTCCTTCTTTTTCCAGGGTATGGACTGA
- the cysC gene encoding adenylyl-sulfate kinase, with protein sequence MKKSEQNICCFRGEVCRADREEQNLHKSAVFWFTGLSGSGKSTIAHGVEKRLFDQGLKCVVFDGDNVRHGLCGDLSFSPEGRAENLRRIAEVAKLFVENGTICLCAFISPLAADRTKARNIVGADDFHEIYVQCPVEVCEERDAKGYYKMAREGKIKNYTGISAPYEEPAAPEFRMETAGMAVEDSVQAVFDFVISRVGR encoded by the coding sequence ATGAAAAAGTCAGAACAGAATATCTGTTGTTTTCGCGGTGAGGTCTGCCGGGCGGACCGGGAGGAACAGAATCTCCATAAAAGTGCGGTCTTCTGGTTTACCGGGCTTTCCGGCTCTGGGAAATCCACCATTGCCCACGGCGTGGAAAAGAGGCTTTTCGACCAGGGACTCAAGTGCGTGGTCTTTGACGGCGACAATGTGCGCCACGGCCTGTGCGGCGACCTGAGCTTTTCCCCCGAGGGCCGGGCCGAGAACCTGCGCCGTATTGCCGAGGTTGCCAAGCTGTTTGTGGAAAACGGCACCATTTGCCTGTGCGCCTTCATTTCCCCGCTCGCGGCGGACAGGACCAAGGCCAGGAATATTGTCGGCGCGGATGATTTTCACGAGATATATGTGCAGTGCCCAGTGGAGGTCTGCGAGGAGCGGGACGCCAAGGGGTATTACAAGATGGCCCGCGAGGGGAAGATCAAGAACTACACGGGAATTTCCGCCCCCTATGAGGAACCGGCCGCACCCGAATTTCGCATGGAGACCGCCGGGATGGCCGTGGAGGATTCGGTTCAGGCGGTTTTCGATTTCGTCATCAGCAGGGTCGGCCGTTAG
- a CDS encoding HPr family phosphocarrier protein: MASNTVTIQTENGLHTRPAAEFVKLAKSFDSDITIRVGDKDASAKSLFKLQLLGMSKGSELHIESSDQSAVDALCDFVANLD, translated from the coding sequence ATGGCATCCAATACCGTTACCATCCAGACCGAAAACGGCCTGCACACCCGTCCGGCCGCAGAATTCGTCAAGCTTGCAAAGAGCTTTGACAGCGACATAACCATCCGCGTGGGCGACAAGGACGCCAGCGCCAAGAGCCTGTTCAAGCTCCAGCTGCTGGGCATGTCCAAGGGCTCCGAACTGCATATCGAATCCAGCGACCAGTCCGCTGTGGACGCCCTGTGCGATTTCGTGGCCAACCTGGACTAG
- a CDS encoding ROK family transcriptional regulator codes for MPAANRDLMRAMNRCNVLRTIRLAGTISRRDIAAQTGLSQATVTAITAELIKDNLIFEKEALGTTTGRPPVLLALNPDGAFVAGVYVSSDRISVVVINLEARVLASHELPLEADVTDPVQVADRVAESVRACCISHGFLPDDISGLGLGIPGLVNAHTGVVHFHPGFNQGFNWSNVPFRELVEKRTGFETFIENSSNALAIYEHWFGEARGCDDFLVVTLEHGVGLGIFADGRLVRGHKGMAGELGHIRGSSKGTACRCGLNGCLEAVASTYSIMRDARKLVKQGIWEMGKKAEEITLEDVVDAAKAGEPSLEEIIRRAGKVIGYRISDLTRLLDPEKVVITGKGYLAKDMLFEPLVRAMKERRCEVFGSMPELIIQPWQAENYARGAGALVLQQLHQNCNIHLVE; via the coding sequence ATGCCAGCAGCCAACAGAGATCTCATGCGGGCCATGAACCGCTGCAACGTGCTTCGGACCATTCGGCTGGCCGGGACCATTTCCCGCCGTGATATCGCCGCCCAGACCGGATTGAGCCAGGCCACGGTCACGGCCATCACCGCCGAGCTCATCAAGGACAACCTGATTTTCGAGAAGGAGGCCCTGGGCACCACCACGGGCCGTCCTCCCGTGCTTCTGGCACTCAATCCGGACGGCGCCTTCGTGGCCGGGGTCTATGTGTCCTCGGACCGCATCAGCGTGGTGGTCATCAACCTGGAGGCCCGCGTGCTGGCCTCCCATGAACTGCCTCTGGAGGCGGACGTCACCGACCCGGTGCAGGTGGCCGACCGCGTGGCCGAGTCCGTGCGCGCCTGCTGCATCAGCCACGGCTTCCTGCCCGACGACATTTCCGGCCTGGGCCTGGGCATTCCCGGCCTGGTCAACGCCCACACCGGTGTGGTCCATTTTCATCCGGGCTTCAACCAGGGCTTCAACTGGTCGAACGTGCCCTTCCGTGAACTGGTGGAAAAACGCACCGGCTTCGAGACCTTTATCGAGAACAGCTCCAACGCCCTGGCCATCTATGAGCACTGGTTCGGCGAGGCGCGCGGCTGCGACGATTTTCTGGTGGTTACCCTGGAACATGGCGTGGGCCTGGGCATCTTTGCCGACGGCCGCCTGGTGCGCGGGCACAAGGGCATGGCCGGGGAACTGGGCCACATCCGGGGCAGTTCCAAGGGTACGGCCTGCCGCTGCGGCCTGAACGGCTGCCTGGAGGCAGTGGCCTCCACCTATTCCATCATGCGTGACGCCCGCAAGCTGGTGAAGCAGGGCATCTGGGAGATGGGCAAGAAGGCCGAGGAGATCACCCTGGAGGACGTCGTGGATGCGGCCAAGGCTGGCGAACCCTCCCTGGAGGAGATCATCCGCAGGGCGGGCAAGGTCATCGGTTACCGCATTTCCGACCTGACCCGGCTCCTGGACCCGGAAAAGGTGGTCATCACCGGCAAGGGCTACCTGGCCAAGGACATGCTTTTCGAACCCCTGGTCCGGGCCATGAAGGAACGGCGCTGCGAGGTTTTCGGCAGCATGCCCGAACTGATCATCCAGCCCTGGCAGGCCGAGAACTATGCACGCGGGGCAGGCGCGCTGGTCCTGCAGCAGTTGCATCAGAACTGCAACATCCATCTCGTCGAATAG
- a CDS encoding Gfo/Idh/MocA family protein — MKALFLGLGGVGQRHLRNLLSVMPDAQLGAVRHTDRAFEIGFDLQPDYSVDIMEKYGIARFSSLEEGVAWQPDCAIIASPTSAHMDQTTALVRAGVPVFLEKPVSADSEGLDELLALMEEKHTPVMVGYMFRFHPGVQRFMDLVEEQAAGRMHSMHVQLNSYMPSWHSYEKYNEFYAGRKDLGGGAVLSEIHELDLVAAMFGRPEKVFASGGKLSSLDMDVEDTVCSLMEYRLDGRPFPVTLQMSFVQRPPVRTITIHAENGFVRWDGMRSLVTVEHVEQGTRKEDFSSFDRNEMFVEEIRHFVDCVRSGAEPKTNLSRVVEGHRLALEIRNCVGID; from the coding sequence ATGAAGGCGCTTTTTCTCGGGCTTGGCGGCGTGGGCCAGCGCCATCTGCGCAACCTGCTGAGCGTCATGCCCGACGCCCAGCTCGGGGCCGTGCGTCATACGGACCGTGCCTTCGAGATCGGCTTTGACCTGCAGCCCGACTATTCCGTGGATATAATGGAAAAATACGGCATTGCCCGTTTCTCCAGCCTGGAGGAGGGCGTTGCCTGGCAGCCGGACTGCGCGATCATCGCCTCGCCCACCAGCGCCCACATGGATCAGACCACGGCACTGGTGCGGGCCGGCGTCCCGGTCTTCCTGGAAAAGCCGGTCTCTGCCGACAGCGAAGGACTGGACGAACTGCTGGCCCTCATGGAGGAAAAGCATACGCCGGTCATGGTGGGCTACATGTTCCGCTTTCACCCGGGCGTTCAGCGCTTCATGGATCTGGTCGAGGAGCAGGCCGCGGGCCGCATGCATTCCATGCACGTGCAGCTCAACTCCTACATGCCCTCCTGGCACAGTTACGAGAAATACAACGAATTCTACGCGGGCCGGAAGGACCTGGGCGGCGGGGCCGTGCTCTCCGAGATCCACGAGCTGGATCTGGTGGCCGCCATGTTCGGCAGGCCCGAGAAGGTCTTTGCCTCGGGCGGCAAGCTTTCCTCCCTGGACATGGATGTGGAGGACACGGTCTGCTCGCTCATGGAATACCGGCTGGACGGTCGTCCCTTTCCCGTGACGCTGCAGATGTCGTTTGTGCAGCGTCCCCCCGTGCGCACCATCACCATCCATGCCGAGAACGGCTTTGTCCGCTGGGACGGCATGCGAAGCCTGGTCACCGTGGAACACGTGGAGCAGGGCACGCGGAAGGAGGACTTCTCCTCGTTCGATCGCAACGAGATGTTCGTGGAGGAAATCCGGCATTTTGTGGACTGCGTGAGGAGCGGGGCCGAGCCGAAAACCAATCTGTCCCGGGTGGTGGAGGGCCACCGGCTGGCGCTGGAGATCCGGAACTGCGTGGGAATAGATTAA